The following proteins are encoded in a genomic region of Musa acuminata AAA Group cultivar baxijiao chromosome BXJ2-11, Cavendish_Baxijiao_AAA, whole genome shotgun sequence:
- the LOC135626647 gene encoding PHD finger protein EHD3-like isoform X2 has translation MSVEERKSNGFLKLEDSPSNGLIKYRRQKRARPGSDAIRGLIHPNETVPCTGTFHPEQCHRIICHWNNIIEHQFKLSYMKPGRGLWNVFHDALSLGHSQLAHKLMMIYFIRDNEQLKDRYLGDSEVKIQYQNPNCFETAKVRKVAETKACYYEEETNTRKCEKAFLEILISEKFAMLCDFLWETFEDNKAKSFLDFSLIDSKLKNGDYEHSPELCNKDVQKIWDKVQNIGQGMIILASSLSSLSRASCQKQVTCQIGLLKKNSAGSYPTSQSDCSTKPDQTEASDVYKACTCKQCGTEANGEGSLICDGCEAMYHFSCIKPAIKEIPTRSWYCAACSTNNKDFADAVCTEVNKGSLHQNCVVCDRLEVSETLEDLDENDSRIRVAADSGESSVSSMESEETPELSRTAISCLCKICGTSEGEEKKFLICGHIHCPYRFYHIRCLKSSQIASPQQQNQPCWYCPSCLCRACFCDKDDDKIVLCDGCDEAYHTYCMKPPRTSVPRGQWHCVPCNIARAREGMRRYEQWILQQHRKNEDRQSNEVGGSMDLLLSAAEKLSSEEKLASRR, from the exons ATGTCTGTGGAAGAACGGAAGTCTAATGGGTTCTTGAAGTTGGAAGATTCGCCTAGCAATGGATTGATCAAGTACAGGAGGCAGAAGCGTGCCAGGCCGGGTTCGGATGCCATTCGG GGCTTGATACACCCCAATGAGACCGTTCCATGTACTGGTACTTTTCATCCAGAACAATGTCACAGAATAATTTGTCACTGGAACAATATAATAGAACATCAGTTCAAGTTATCCTATATGAAACCAGGCCGAGGCCTCTGGAATGTCTTCCATGATGCACTATCATTGGGTCATTCTCAACTTGCCCACAAGTtgatgatgatttattttatcaGGGACAATGAACAGCTAAAG GACAGATATTTAGGGGATTCTGAGGTAAAGATTCAATATCAAAATCCAAATTGTTTTGAAACAGCTAAAGTACGAAAAGTTGCAGAAACAAAAGCTTGCTATTACGAAGAAGAAACCAACACTAGAAAGTGTGAAAAAGCCTTCCTTGAAATTTTGATTTCAGAAAAGTTTGCCATGTTGTGTGATTTTCTATGGGAAACCTTTGAAGATAATAAGGCTAAATCTTTTTTGGACTTTAGCCTGATTGACTCAAAATTGAAAAATGGGGACTATGAACATTCACCAGAATTGTGTAACAAGGATGTCCAAAAG ATATGGGACAAGGTGCAGAACATCGGTCAAGGAATGATTATTCTAGCTAGTAGTCTTTCAAGCTTGTCAAGGGCTTCCTGTCAGAAGCAG GTGACTTGTCAAATAGGTCTTTTAAAGAAGAATTCAGCAGGATCGTATCCAACGTCACAGTCAGATTGTTCCACAAAACCTGATCAAACAGAGGCATCTGATGTGTACAAAGCTTGCACTTGTAAGCAGTGTGGCACTGAAGCGAATGGCGAAGGCAGCCTTATTTGTGATGGATGTGAGGCAATGTACCACTTCTCCTGCATTAAACCTGCTATTAAAGAGATACCTACTCGGAGCTGGTACTGTGCTGCCTGTAGTACAAACAACAAGGATTTTGCTGATGCGGTCTGCACTGAAGTTAATAAAGGTAGCTTGCACCAAAATTGTGTGGTTTGTGACAGGCTTGAAGTTTCCGAGACACTAGAGGACCTTGATGAGAATGACAGTAGGATCAGAGTAGCTGCTGACTCTGGGGAGAGCTCAGTCTCAAGTATGGAGTCTGAAGAGACACCAGAACTGTCGAGGACTGCTATATCATGCTTGTGCAAGATTTGCGGAACAAGTGAGGGCGAAGAGAAAAAGTTCTTGATATGTGGTCATATTCACTGCCCTTACAGGTTCTATCATATCAGATGCCTAAAAAGTAGTCAGATAGCGAGTCCACAACAACAGAACCAACCGTGTTGGTATTGCCCATCATGCCTCTGCAGGGCCTGCTTTTGCGATAAGGATGATGACAAGATTGTTCTATGTGATGGTTGTGACGAGGCGTATCACACTTACTGCATGAAACCACCTCGTACATCAGTACCCAGGGGACAGTGGCATTGTGTCCCATGCAACATTGCTAGAGCAAGGGAAGGGATGAGAAGATACGAGCAATGGATTTTGCAGCAGCACAGGAAGAATGAAGACAGGCAGTCTAATGAAGTTGGTGGGTCAATGGATTTGCTACTCAGTGCTGCTGAAAAGCTGAGCTCGGAAGAGAAACTGGCTTCACGGCGGTGA
- the LOC135626647 gene encoding PHD finger protein EHD3-like isoform X1 — protein sequence MSVEERKSNGFLKLEDSPSNGLIKYRRQKRARPGSDAIRGLIHPNETVPCTGTFHPEQCHRIICHWNNIIEHQFKLSYMKPGRGLWNVFHDALSLGHSQLAHKLMMIYFIRDNEQLKDRYLGDSEVKIQYQNPNCFETAKVRKVAETKACYYEEETNTRKCEKAFLEILISEKFAMLCDFLWETFEDNKAKSFLDFSLIDSKLKNGDYEHSPELCNKDVQKIWDKVQNIGQGMIILASSLSSLSRASCQKQTVEDLVNAADEPKPEVTCQIGLLKKNSAGSYPTSQSDCSTKPDQTEASDVYKACTCKQCGTEANGEGSLICDGCEAMYHFSCIKPAIKEIPTRSWYCAACSTNNKDFADAVCTEVNKGSLHQNCVVCDRLEVSETLEDLDENDSRIRVAADSGESSVSSMESEETPELSRTAISCLCKICGTSEGEEKKFLICGHIHCPYRFYHIRCLKSSQIASPQQQNQPCWYCPSCLCRACFCDKDDDKIVLCDGCDEAYHTYCMKPPRTSVPRGQWHCVPCNIARAREGMRRYEQWILQQHRKNEDRQSNEVGGSMDLLLSAAEKLSSEEKLASRR from the exons ATGTCTGTGGAAGAACGGAAGTCTAATGGGTTCTTGAAGTTGGAAGATTCGCCTAGCAATGGATTGATCAAGTACAGGAGGCAGAAGCGTGCCAGGCCGGGTTCGGATGCCATTCGG GGCTTGATACACCCCAATGAGACCGTTCCATGTACTGGTACTTTTCATCCAGAACAATGTCACAGAATAATTTGTCACTGGAACAATATAATAGAACATCAGTTCAAGTTATCCTATATGAAACCAGGCCGAGGCCTCTGGAATGTCTTCCATGATGCACTATCATTGGGTCATTCTCAACTTGCCCACAAGTtgatgatgatttattttatcaGGGACAATGAACAGCTAAAG GACAGATATTTAGGGGATTCTGAGGTAAAGATTCAATATCAAAATCCAAATTGTTTTGAAACAGCTAAAGTACGAAAAGTTGCAGAAACAAAAGCTTGCTATTACGAAGAAGAAACCAACACTAGAAAGTGTGAAAAAGCCTTCCTTGAAATTTTGATTTCAGAAAAGTTTGCCATGTTGTGTGATTTTCTATGGGAAACCTTTGAAGATAATAAGGCTAAATCTTTTTTGGACTTTAGCCTGATTGACTCAAAATTGAAAAATGGGGACTATGAACATTCACCAGAATTGTGTAACAAGGATGTCCAAAAG ATATGGGACAAGGTGCAGAACATCGGTCAAGGAATGATTATTCTAGCTAGTAGTCTTTCAAGCTTGTCAAGGGCTTCCTGTCAGAAGCAG ACTGTAGAAGACCTGGTAAATGCAGCTGATGAGCCTAAACCTGAG GTGACTTGTCAAATAGGTCTTTTAAAGAAGAATTCAGCAGGATCGTATCCAACGTCACAGTCAGATTGTTCCACAAAACCTGATCAAACAGAGGCATCTGATGTGTACAAAGCTTGCACTTGTAAGCAGTGTGGCACTGAAGCGAATGGCGAAGGCAGCCTTATTTGTGATGGATGTGAGGCAATGTACCACTTCTCCTGCATTAAACCTGCTATTAAAGAGATACCTACTCGGAGCTGGTACTGTGCTGCCTGTAGTACAAACAACAAGGATTTTGCTGATGCGGTCTGCACTGAAGTTAATAAAGGTAGCTTGCACCAAAATTGTGTGGTTTGTGACAGGCTTGAAGTTTCCGAGACACTAGAGGACCTTGATGAGAATGACAGTAGGATCAGAGTAGCTGCTGACTCTGGGGAGAGCTCAGTCTCAAGTATGGAGTCTGAAGAGACACCAGAACTGTCGAGGACTGCTATATCATGCTTGTGCAAGATTTGCGGAACAAGTGAGGGCGAAGAGAAAAAGTTCTTGATATGTGGTCATATTCACTGCCCTTACAGGTTCTATCATATCAGATGCCTAAAAAGTAGTCAGATAGCGAGTCCACAACAACAGAACCAACCGTGTTGGTATTGCCCATCATGCCTCTGCAGGGCCTGCTTTTGCGATAAGGATGATGACAAGATTGTTCTATGTGATGGTTGTGACGAGGCGTATCACACTTACTGCATGAAACCACCTCGTACATCAGTACCCAGGGGACAGTGGCATTGTGTCCCATGCAACATTGCTAGAGCAAGGGAAGGGATGAGAAGATACGAGCAATGGATTTTGCAGCAGCACAGGAAGAATGAAGACAGGCAGTCTAATGAAGTTGGTGGGTCAATGGATTTGCTACTCAGTGCTGCTGAAAAGCTGAGCTCGGAAGAGAAACTGGCTTCACGGCGGTGA
- the LOC103972570 gene encoding gibberellin 20 oxidase 2-like: MDLSPTSVLLCPPLDISHGNAGGVIFDSSSLRQQTTIPKAFIWPSTDRPAATEELDAPVVDLGGFFHGDEESTMRAAKLVANACERHGFFQVVNHGVGELLARDALDCTDEFFRLPLCDKLRARRKPGGVWGYSGAHADRFSSKLPWKETLSFGYREAAGSERIVIDYFVSVLGEEFERMGLAYQMYCEAMTGLSLAIMELLAISLGADRMTYREFFDDNRSIMRCNYYPPCQEPELTLGTGPHCDPTALTILQQDHVGGLEVFSGRAWRYVRPVHNALVVNIGDTFMALSNGRYKSCLHRAVVNRHRERRSLAFFVCPREDKVIRPPPPPPLSEDVGGGPRLYPDFTWAQFMDFTQRHYRADMRTLRSFAKWLESSSSATAT, encoded by the exons atggattTAAGTCCTACCTCTGTTCTCTTGTGCCCTCCATTAGATATCAGCCATGGGAATGCAGGTGGTGTAATCTTCGACTCCTCGAGTCTTCGACAACAGACCACAATCCCCAAAGCCTTCATATGGCCGAGCACCGATAGGCCGGCCGCCACCGAAGAGCTCGACGCCCCGGTGGTGGACCTCGGTGGATTTTTCCACGGCGACGAGGAATCCACCATGCGAGCAGCCAAGCTCGTCGCGAACGCATGCGAACGCCACGGTTTCTTCCAAGTCGTCAATCACGGCGTCGGTGAGCTGCTCGCCCGAGACGCGCTCGACTGCACGGACGAGTTCTTCCGCCTCCCCCTCTGCGACAAGCTCCGCGCCCGGCGGAAGCCCGGCGGCGTGTGGGGCTACTCCGGCGCCCACGCAGATCGCTTCTCCTCCAAGCTGCCATGGAAGGAGACCCTCTCCTTCGGCTACCGCGAGGCCGCCGGCTCCGAGCGCATCGTCATCGACTACTTCGTCTCCGTGCTGGGCGAAGAGTTCGAGAGGATGGG GTTGGCGTATCAGATGTACTGCGAGGCGATGACAGGCTTGTCGCTGGCGATCATGGAGCTCCTGGCTATCAGCTTGGGTGCGGATCGAATGACCTACCGGGAGTTCTTCGACGACAACAGATCCATAATGCGATGCAACTACTACCCGCCGTGCCAAGAGCCGGAGCTGACGCTCGGCACCGGGCCGCACTGCGATCCCACCGCGCTGACGATTCTGCAGCAGGACCACGTAGGGGGGCTCGAGGTGTTCTCGGGCCGCGCGTGGCGGTACGTGCGGCCCGTACACAACGCTCTCGTCGTCAACATCGGCGACACCTTCATG GCATTATCTAATGGGAGGTACAAGAGCTGCCTGCACAGAGCGGTGGTGAACAGGCACAGGGAGCGGCGATCGCTGGCCTTCTTCGTGTGCCCTAGGGAGGACAAGGTGatccggccgccgccgccgccgccgttgtCGGAGGATGTGGGCGGCGGGCCGAGGCTGTACCCGGACTTCACATGGGCGCAGTTCATGGACTTCACTCAACGCCATTATCGGGCCGACATGAGGACTCTTCGTAGCTTCGCTAAGTGGCTTGAATCCTCCTCCTCTGCTACAGCAACATGA
- the LOC135627065 gene encoding uncharacterized protein LOC135627065 codes for MKPSSSSVNGFFSFLAHGLDDLDRSLASDAFMSLQFLYRAAGLLRSLHSQLTYLVPKLHLPVGGKWLDEYMDESSRLWDVCHVIKLGVSGMENYCSAGADMVSSLEEWRRNPNSHHARQVKRAISICRREAMGLEEENRVLMETRIEPMSLRFDDRAPMESRYNNGYNGFRGVLYALKNSSSLLLMILLWGSVSCWPEPAVMEDSLFFGPGFMASIARLQQRVVEETEGTDGRPGILMHEFRQARAATEELLQELERAAAMGCESEIMGGSLKGKVEGLKEWFGMLRTGTDMLVGQIDDFFDEIVEGRKKLLDICSHR; via the exons ATGAAGCCTTCTTCCAGCTCTGTCAATGGTTTCTTCTCCTTCCTCGCCCATGGCCTCGACGACCTCGACCGTTCCCTGGCGTCCGACGCCTTCATGTCCCTCCAGTTCCTCTACCGCGCCGCGGGCCTGCTCCGGTCGCTCCACTCCCAGCTCACCTACCTGGTGCCGAAGCTCCACCTCCCTGTCGGTGGGAAGTGGCTTGACGAGTACATGGACGAAAGCTCCCGCCTTTGGGACGTCTGCCATGTGATCAAGCTTGGCGTCTCGGGCATGGAGAACTACTGCTCCGCCGGAGCTGACATGGTCTCCTCGCTCGAGGAATGGCGCCGCAATCCCAATTCCCACCACGCCCGCCAG GTGAAGCGGGCGATATCTATTTGCCGGAGAGAGGCCATGGGGTTGGAGGAGGAAAACAGAGTGCTGATGGAGACGAGGATCGAGCCCATGTCTCTCCGGTTCGACGACCGGGCGCCCATGGAATCCAGGTACAACAACGGATACAATGGCTTCAGGGGAGTGCTGTACGCGCTGAAGAACTCCAGCTCTCTGCTGCTGATGATCCTGCTGTGGGGATCAGTCTCCTGCTGGCCCGAGCCGGCAGTCATGGAGGACTCCCTCTTCTTCGGCCCCGGCTTCATGGCCTCCATAGCGAGGCTGCAGCAGAGGGTGGTAGAAGAGACTGAAGGAACAGACGGCCGGCCGGGAATCCTGATGCATGAGTTCCGGCAGGCGAGGGCCGCGACTGAGGAGCTACTGCAAGAACTGGAGAGGGCTGCGGCCATGGGGTGTGAGTCAGAGATCATGGGAGGAAGCCTAAAGGGGAAGGTGGAGGGATTGAAAGAATGGTTTGGAATGCTGAGAACTGGAACTGACATGCTTGTGGGCCAGATAGATGATTTCTTTGATGAGATCgtggaaggaagaaagaaactactGGATATTTGCAGCCATAGGTGA